A genomic window from Bdellovibrio sp. SKB1291214 includes:
- the pilQ gene encoding type IV pilus secretin PilQ: MNGFIRFMIVAAMIASLTSCASRPAQDDLSLDDTMDSSAGADLSLDDSGGDGSDVVADDSSASSAEATPSESGATDEFADFDNSPEDQAHQAGQTQPQSGNLEDEFDQAEGSTPQQASQEPVAPADAGPVEMPPIVDTETGAPQVADVPEQPPMEEPAAPAQEIPQTQPSTPVAANQSAPATITDLQFKANDNGGTIIVQGNRPLTFTTRSNPDLHQYIVEVDNAILPDRLKRSLNTKDIRGAVGAIDAYQNPGSTKARIVVQLREGVSEPAVQNEGNAVLIVAAGSAPTSVASGPQSAPADDTNAIAGDGKILPNQNLTEFLTGNTQFYGKKISIETSNMDIRDALNFITEESGVNMVISDDVKGAVSLKLRQVPWDQALVVLMRARKLGYTRQGNVLRIAQLNDLRTEEDDAAKLALARKNTEPLKVRMFNISYARVEDLEKKLKDFLGERGRVVGDPRTNSVVVTDIAENLDRAAKLILSLDTQPPQVLIEGKIVEASERFTRSVGVNWNVSGQAISLGNTQRGPVNMTPRFNINPAMAQGGNFNFNVDVGTLDIFGSISAALSLSEAESKVKTLSSPRIMTMSNEPAYITQTTEVPVRQVTITGNSSQVTYQFKPLSLRLDVTPQVTADGSVMMKVKVARQVQGATQADGSFSTNTREADTRVLVKNGQTAVIGGIYVSDATEGDEGVPWLREIPFIGNLFKLQNSSKEKSELLVFLTPRVTGQFGANAAQVNGMSAQNN, encoded by the coding sequence ATGAACGGATTCATTAGATTTATGATCGTAGCTGCAATGATTGCATCACTTACCTCGTGTGCAAGCCGACCTGCGCAGGACGATCTTTCATTGGATGATACAATGGACTCGTCAGCGGGTGCTGATTTAAGCCTGGATGACAGTGGTGGTGATGGTTCAGATGTTGTAGCGGACGACAGTTCTGCATCCTCAGCTGAAGCCACTCCATCTGAATCTGGTGCAACAGATGAATTCGCCGACTTCGACAACTCTCCGGAAGACCAAGCTCATCAAGCAGGTCAAACCCAACCGCAAAGTGGCAATTTGGAAGATGAGTTCGATCAAGCCGAAGGTTCAACTCCACAACAAGCTTCTCAAGAACCAGTGGCTCCTGCAGATGCGGGCCCCGTTGAAATGCCACCAATCGTTGACACTGAAACTGGTGCACCGCAAGTTGCAGATGTCCCTGAACAACCTCCAATGGAAGAGCCAGCTGCACCAGCACAGGAAATTCCACAGACTCAGCCTTCAACTCCGGTCGCAGCCAATCAGTCGGCTCCAGCGACAATCACGGATTTGCAATTTAAAGCCAACGATAACGGTGGAACGATTATCGTTCAGGGTAATCGCCCTCTTACGTTTACAACTCGCTCAAATCCCGATTTGCACCAGTATATTGTGGAAGTTGATAACGCGATTTTACCAGATCGCTTGAAGCGTTCATTGAATACAAAAGATATTCGTGGAGCAGTAGGAGCTATCGATGCCTACCAAAACCCCGGATCAACAAAGGCACGTATCGTTGTTCAGTTGCGCGAAGGAGTATCTGAGCCAGCAGTTCAGAATGAGGGTAACGCTGTTCTGATCGTTGCAGCGGGTTCTGCCCCAACAAGTGTGGCATCGGGTCCGCAAAGCGCTCCTGCTGATGATACAAATGCCATTGCTGGCGATGGAAAAATTCTACCGAATCAAAATTTGACGGAATTTTTGACAGGAAATACTCAATTCTACGGTAAAAAGATTTCTATCGAGACAAGCAACATGGACATCCGTGACGCCCTAAACTTCATCACAGAAGAAAGCGGCGTCAACATGGTCATCTCTGACGACGTAAAGGGCGCAGTAAGCCTTAAGCTTCGTCAGGTTCCTTGGGACCAAGCTCTCGTGGTTCTTATGAGAGCCCGTAAACTTGGTTACACTCGCCAAGGTAATGTTCTGCGGATTGCTCAATTAAATGACTTACGTACTGAAGAGGATGACGCTGCTAAATTGGCACTGGCTCGTAAAAACACGGAACCCCTTAAAGTCCGAATGTTTAATATTAGCTACGCGCGTGTTGAAGATTTGGAAAAGAAGCTTAAGGACTTCTTGGGCGAACGTGGTCGGGTCGTGGGTGATCCTCGTACAAACTCTGTGGTTGTGACGGACATCGCTGAAAACCTGGATCGGGCAGCTAAGTTGATTCTTTCTCTAGATACACAGCCACCTCAGGTCTTGATTGAGGGTAAAATTGTCGAAGCTTCCGAAAGATTCACTCGCAGCGTGGGTGTAAATTGGAATGTTTCAGGTCAAGCGATCAGTTTGGGTAACACTCAACGTGGGCCCGTCAACATGACTCCACGATTCAATATCAACCCTGCTATGGCTCAGGGGGGGAACTTCAACTTTAACGTTGATGTGGGTACCTTGGATATCTTCGGAAGTATTTCAGCGGCACTTTCCTTGTCAGAGGCGGAGTCGAAAGTTAAAACCCTTTCCTCTCCAAGAATCATGACGATGTCTAATGAGCCTGCATACATTACTCAGACGACCGAAGTGCCAGTCAGACAGGTGACTATTACTGGGAATTCCAGTCAAGTAACGTATCAATTTAAGCCACTCTCGTTAAGATTGGATGTTACTCCTCAGGTAACTGCGGACGGTTCTGTTATGATGAAAGTAAAGGTTGCGCGTCAGGTTCAGGGTGCAACGCAAGCCGATGGGTCATTCTCTACGAATACTCGTGAAGCAGATACGCGCGTTTTGGTTAAAAATGGTCAAACTGCGGTTATCGGGGGCATTTACGTGAGTGACGCGACGGAAGGTGATGAAGGTGTGCCTTGGTTAAGAGAAATTCCTTTTATCGGGAACCTTTTCAAACTTCAAAACTCGAGCAAAGAGAAATCAGAACTCTTGGTATTCTTGACACCAAGAGTGACTGGTCAATTTGGAGCAAACGCGGCTCAAGTTAACGGAATGTCAGCACAAAACAACTAG
- a CDS encoding pilus assembly protein PilP, whose translation MKSVRWMMSYIIVAALGLWLAFAVSAKFMAPAHSQTPPPAEPPQSQVPPGPPAGGPSNGDLPPEFMNEVNQAQPGGAPPQAVPPPPAGSAQTAPPSIPPPPQGVPNAGPPPMGDAVTAPSSDIGDMLSKDNYIYDPNGKRDPFKPFKIIKVTRKETPADQLEPLQRWDLERLQIIGILWDVKTPRAMIKDPDGGVYTVTKSSRVGRNDGYISAIREGEVVVIETRYDEDKPIKESRIMEFKK comes from the coding sequence GTGAAGTCGGTAAGATGGATGATGTCTTACATTATAGTTGCTGCATTAGGGCTTTGGTTGGCATTTGCTGTCAGCGCGAAGTTCATGGCACCAGCTCATTCACAGACTCCTCCGCCAGCAGAACCACCTCAATCACAGGTCCCGCCGGGCCCACCAGCGGGTGGTCCCAGCAACGGAGATTTGCCTCCGGAGTTTATGAATGAAGTAAATCAGGCGCAGCCGGGTGGAGCGCCTCCTCAGGCAGTGCCGCCACCACCGGCGGGTTCTGCACAAACAGCACCCCCAAGCATACCGCCGCCGCCGCAAGGTGTGCCGAATGCAGGGCCACCTCCTATGGGGGACGCCGTAACAGCGCCTTCCTCAGATATCGGAGACATGTTGTCTAAAGACAATTACATTTATGATCCGAACGGAAAGCGTGACCCGTTTAAGCCGTTCAAAATCATTAAAGTTACCAGAAAAGAGACTCCGGCCGATCAGCTCGAGCCTCTTCAACGTTGGGATTTGGAACGTTTGCAAATTATTGGTATTCTTTGGGATGTGAAGACACCACGAGCGATGATCAAAGATCCTGACGGTGGAGTTTACACAGTAACGAAGAGTTCTCGAGTAGGCCGAAATGATGGATATATTTCGGCAATTCGTGAAGGCGAGGTTGTTGTCATCGAGACTAGATACGATGAAGACAAACCCATTAAAGAATCTCGCATCATGGAATTTAAAAAATAG
- the pilO gene encoding type 4a pilus biogenesis protein PilO yields the protein MNKLFDTLAGFTYGKTLGVGLVFAAVFYFTLYDDGSQVEAQIAAVQQQVQEQEAKKKDTDATLRQVNEMREKLGRLSQQYQEISRRLPTVLFSIDINKAIDSFARGAGVSVKIKKPAENIKREVVEEVPVDVTLEGSYAQLAQFVSLVSSSERMARVKNIVINAEDNSDPTKNLKFEGQVVGYKLAPEKPKVENPQ from the coding sequence ATGAATAAGTTGTTTGATACCCTCGCTGGTTTCACTTACGGAAAAACTCTTGGCGTAGGCTTGGTTTTTGCGGCTGTGTTTTACTTTACTCTTTATGACGATGGTTCACAGGTCGAAGCTCAAATTGCGGCTGTCCAGCAGCAGGTTCAAGAGCAAGAGGCGAAAAAGAAAGATACAGATGCAACCTTAAGACAGGTGAACGAGATGCGCGAGAAACTCGGCCGCCTTAGCCAGCAGTATCAAGAAATATCACGCCGACTTCCAACGGTTCTTTTTTCAATTGATATCAATAAGGCGATCGATAGTTTTGCGCGCGGAGCAGGCGTCAGCGTAAAAATTAAAAAGCCAGCTGAAAATATAAAAAGAGAAGTTGTGGAAGAAGTTCCTGTAGATGTTACGTTAGAAGGCAGTTATGCCCAACTAGCACAATTTGTTTCTTTGGTTTCATCTTCAGAACGTATGGCTCGTGTGAAAAATATAGTTATCAATGCCGAAGATAACAGCGACCCGACTAAGAATTTAAAATTTGAAGGTCAGGTTGTGGGTTACAAGCTAGCACCCGAAAAACCTAAAGTGGAGAATCCTCAGTGA
- a CDS encoding PilN domain-containing protein, with amino-acid sequence MIKINLASTKSSPASSGIQFGEISTEDSFVSEEARKEALKRIVVILIPAICLYAYQEQHVPELQSRLGSLQATLSELENYNSKQAASVAEIKKFKEDEAVIEARISALDKISRDRSREIRVIDLMQQVIPEKAWLTKVSLTPERINIQGLGMSDFEVSQFLEALTKSVFLMDVNLVSSTEVTVDNMILKKFEISAVLERTTTQ; translated from the coding sequence ATGATTAAAATCAACCTCGCTTCGACAAAATCAAGCCCCGCCTCCAGCGGCATCCAATTCGGCGAAATTTCCACCGAAGATAGCTTCGTTTCCGAAGAAGCCCGTAAGGAAGCATTAAAGAGAATTGTCGTCATTTTAATTCCAGCGATTTGTCTCTATGCGTACCAGGAACAACATGTCCCAGAGTTGCAATCCCGACTTGGCAGCCTGCAAGCAACCTTATCTGAACTTGAGAACTATAATTCAAAGCAAGCTGCCTCAGTTGCCGAAATTAAAAAGTTCAAAGAGGACGAAGCCGTCATTGAAGCGCGTATCTCAGCTCTCGACAAAATTTCTCGAGACCGGTCACGTGAAATCCGCGTCATCGATCTCATGCAACAAGTGATTCCAGAAAAAGCCTGGTTAACTAAAGTCAGTCTCACTCCCGAGAGGATTAACATCCAAGGCCTTGGGATGAGTGACTTTGAAGTATCCCAATTTTTGGAAGCACTGACTAAGAGTGTGTTTTTGATGGATGTAAATTTGGTAAGTTCAACTGAGGTAACAGTTGATAACATGATCCTCAAAAAATTTGAGATTAGCGCCGTGCTAGAGAGGACTACAACACAATGA
- the pilM gene encoding type IV pilus assembly protein PilM, with product MFFKSKKVIGLDIGSSSIKLAEMDVSGKGAQLLSFGFAPTPPNSVSGGEIVDIAAVGVAMQSLINEAKSKRKNIATAMWGTAVIVKKITIPKMDRKLVNDQIRFEAEQYIPFDINNISLAHHILTTSTSPDTMDILLIAAQNELVTQYTQVIEFNGLKCSVLDVSGFALANSFEMNYGKFPGEVIGILNFGASITNFVVLQYGEVIFCRDIPVGGANYTNEIHKAMGVTIGEAEALKLSAVSKRDVPDEVHSVISATNEAVTEEIRSSLDFLSATTNGLTLNRCFYTGGSSQTSGLIETITRVAGIPMEPFNPFAKIKANPKKFSPEYLAQIKNFAGVVTGLALRQDGDGT from the coding sequence ATGTTCTTTAAATCTAAAAAAGTAATCGGACTCGACATCGGATCGAGTTCAATTAAATTAGCCGAAATGGATGTCAGTGGTAAGGGGGCCCAGCTTCTCTCGTTTGGTTTTGCGCCAACACCTCCTAATTCTGTTTCTGGTGGTGAGATTGTTGATATCGCAGCCGTGGGTGTTGCTATGCAATCACTCATCAACGAAGCAAAATCCAAACGTAAGAACATCGCAACAGCTATGTGGGGAACGGCCGTGATCGTAAAGAAGATCACGATTCCTAAAATGGATAGAAAACTCGTTAACGATCAAATTCGTTTCGAAGCAGAACAATACATTCCATTCGACATCAACAATATCAGTCTCGCTCATCACATCTTAACGACCAGCACCAGTCCGGATACGATGGATATTTTGTTGATCGCTGCTCAAAACGAACTTGTTACCCAGTATACGCAAGTGATTGAGTTCAACGGACTAAAATGTTCGGTATTAGATGTCAGCGGTTTCGCCCTAGCGAATTCATTTGAAATGAATTACGGAAAATTCCCCGGCGAAGTTATTGGTATTTTAAATTTCGGTGCTTCAATCACAAATTTTGTGGTTCTTCAATATGGTGAAGTTATTTTCTGCCGTGATATCCCAGTTGGCGGTGCAAACTACACAAATGAAATTCACAAAGCGATGGGTGTTACAATAGGCGAAGCTGAAGCACTTAAATTGAGCGCAGTTTCGAAGCGCGACGTTCCGGATGAAGTTCACAGCGTGATCAGCGCCACGAATGAGGCCGTGACCGAAGAGATCCGCAGCAGCTTGGATTTCTTAAGTGCTACTACAAATGGATTAACACTCAATCGCTGCTTCTATACAGGTGGCAGTTCGCAAACATCTGGTTTGATTGAAACCATCACGCGTGTGGCGGGAATTCCGATGGAACCCTTCAATCCATTTGCAAAAATCAAAGCGAATCCGAAGAAGTTCTCTCCAGAATATCTTGCGCAAATCAAAAATTTCGCAGGCGTCGTAACAGGCTTGGCCCTCCGCCAAGATGGTGACGGCACATGA
- a CDS encoding prepilin peptidase, with protein MFDLDLFYYGVFFLFGALFGSFGNVVIYRLPREESIVKPRSYCYSCKKQVAWYDNIPILSWFILGGKCRNCGAKFSFRYPLVELIMATLFALAYHYAGLSWDLLEYLIFIFGLVVCTFIDLDHMILPDEFTLSGIVIGLVGAALNPHREFLDSLYGVLMGGGFLWGMAYLYWIFTKQEGMGGGDIKLLAWIGALLGWKAIPFVIMSSAIIGSVVGLVAARKQKAGLKTIIPFGPYLAFAAVLYLFGGQTIALWYLDLFLPGLS; from the coding sequence TTGTTTGATTTGGATTTGTTCTACTATGGGGTGTTTTTCTTGTTTGGGGCTTTGTTCGGAAGCTTTGGCAATGTAGTCATCTATCGATTGCCTCGCGAAGAAAGTATCGTAAAGCCTCGCAGCTATTGTTATAGCTGCAAAAAACAAGTCGCATGGTACGACAATATCCCGATTTTAAGTTGGTTCATTCTTGGTGGCAAATGCCGTAACTGTGGCGCAAAGTTCTCTTTCCGTTACCCACTGGTAGAGCTGATTATGGCAACGCTCTTCGCATTGGCCTACCATTATGCAGGTTTATCTTGGGATCTTCTGGAGTATTTGATTTTCATTTTTGGTCTTGTTGTCTGCACGTTTATTGATTTGGACCATATGATTTTACCAGATGAATTTACGTTGTCGGGTATAGTTATTGGTCTTGTTGGCGCAGCTCTGAATCCGCACCGGGAATTTTTGGATTCCTTATATGGTGTCTTAATGGGGGGCGGATTCTTGTGGGGTATGGCTTACCTCTATTGGATTTTCACAAAACAAGAAGGCATGGGTGGGGGAGACATCAAACTTCTTGCTTGGATCGGCGCCTTGCTTGGATGGAAGGCAATTCCTTTTGTTATTATGTCATCAGCCATTATTGGAAGTGTCGTCGGATTGGTAGCCGCCAGAAAACAAAAAGCAGGACTTAAGACCATAATTCCTTTTGGTCCTTACCTCGCTTTCGCCGCTGTCTTGTACTTGTTCGGCGGTCAGACCATTGCGCTGTGGTACCTAGACCTTTTTCTTCCGGGATTAAGCTAA
- a CDS encoding ABC transporter permease, with the protein MSKVWTLATTTLREMLREKIFFVVIVIAAIMIAMSFLLGALSFAEQRKILADFGFLAVQIALLGISLFSGAYLIAKEVEKQTCLLILSRPVTRNQFILGKIFGVVALNTLLITLLGIILSFLLGVWSQPGQWLAFFEICLSLWFESAVILAFTMWFSLVVRPVLALSAGIVLFLLGHWLGDMAFFAAKSQEPMFVTIVKGIHWVVPNFYRMNWKSAYFLQEGLPSSDVLWMVAHMVGWFIIYVLLTNFSFRRKDIV; encoded by the coding sequence ATGTCTAAGGTTTGGACTTTAGCAACAACAACGTTGCGTGAAATGCTTCGTGAAAAGATCTTCTTTGTCGTTATTGTTATTGCCGCAATTATGATCGCGATGAGTTTCCTTTTGGGCGCTCTTTCGTTTGCTGAGCAAAGAAAGATTCTGGCAGACTTTGGATTCCTGGCGGTGCAAATAGCCCTGTTGGGAATTTCGCTTTTCTCGGGTGCTTATTTGATCGCGAAGGAAGTCGAAAAACAAACATGCTTGTTGATTTTGTCCAGACCAGTGACGCGCAATCAGTTTATCTTGGGTAAAATTTTCGGCGTGGTCGCGCTGAATACCCTTTTAATCACCTTATTAGGTATTATCCTTTCTTTCCTTTTGGGAGTTTGGTCTCAACCGGGACAATGGCTTGCCTTTTTTGAAATTTGCCTGAGTCTGTGGTTTGAGAGTGCTGTTATTTTAGCATTTACGATGTGGTTTAGTTTGGTGGTTCGTCCTGTTTTGGCGCTAAGCGCGGGTATAGTTTTGTTTCTGTTAGGTCACTGGCTGGGGGATATGGCTTTCTTCGCAGCTAAAAGCCAAGAACCGATGTTTGTTACCATTGTGAAGGGCATTCATTGGGTGGTCCCAAACTTCTACCGTATGAATTGGAAGTCCGCGTATTTCCTTCAAGAGGGTTTGCCTAGTAGCGACGTTCTGTGGATGGTTGCGCATATGGTGGGATGGTTTATTATCTACGTTTTGCTGACGAATTTTAGCTTCAGGAGAAAAGACATTGTTTGA
- a CDS encoding ABC transporter ATP-binding protein codes for MYVLHVEKLNKTFKGGLFEKDRHVLQDVSFHLPEGQTTGFVGSNGAGKTTTIKCIFDFIRPDSGKIHFFGTPLNSQSKTRIGYLPERPYLYEFLTGMEFLKLHWNLCYGLSTKDFVERAHEALKKVDLFEARDRRLRTYSKGMLQRAGIAQAILTRPDLLILDEPMSGLDPDGRAMVKDILHEEQKRGVTLFFSSHLLQDMEELCSRLVVVNKGKILYEGGLPDFMSEFQSLEKAFQVLKNREAKNV; via the coding sequence ATGTACGTACTTCATGTTGAAAAGTTAAATAAGACATTTAAAGGTGGTCTTTTCGAAAAAGACCGACATGTTTTGCAAGACGTATCCTTCCACCTTCCCGAGGGCCAAACGACCGGCTTTGTCGGAAGCAATGGTGCGGGGAAAACCACAACCATCAAGTGCATCTTTGACTTTATTCGTCCTGATTCAGGTAAGATCCACTTTTTTGGTACTCCACTAAATAGCCAATCAAAAACCCGCATCGGCTACTTGCCGGAACGCCCGTATCTCTACGAGTTTTTGACTGGCATGGAGTTTTTGAAACTTCATTGGAATCTTTGCTATGGACTTTCCACAAAAGACTTCGTCGAGCGTGCCCATGAGGCGCTTAAGAAAGTAGATCTTTTTGAAGCTAGAGATCGTCGTTTAAGAACATACTCGAAAGGTATGTTGCAAAGAGCGGGGATTGCTCAGGCCATCTTGACTCGCCCAGATCTTTTGATCTTGGATGAGCCTATGTCAGGGTTAGATCCAGACGGCCGCGCAATGGTTAAGGATATTTTGCATGAAGAGCAAAAACGAGGAGTGACCTTATTCTTCAGTAGCCATCTTTTGCAGGACATGGAAGAGCTTTGCAGTCGGTTGGTGGTGGTTAATAAAGGTAAAATTCTATATGAAGGCGGACTGCCAGACTTCATGTCTGAATTCCAAAGCTTGGAAAAAGCATTCCAAGTTCTAAAAAATCGCGAGGCTAAAAATGTCTAA
- the phnD gene encoding phosphate/phosphite/phosphonate ABC transporter substrate-binding protein, with protein sequence MISFRAFTKAICGALAAVTLSSSFAMGSDKTPAQLTIGMIPGGNPKRETEQGMALAQELQVRLQIPVNMYISKNYAGLVDAMKNKKVDFAFFSSSTYVVAEKQAQAKVLLKKVWHEPYYYSAIVVPASSKIKKLEDLKGKKIAFVDEQSSSGYLYPKVALRNKKIEEKDIKVQFTGNHQASIKALEAKDVDAAAVFSDDEKGQQGAWIKFGDPKNKMRIVWMSSPIPNDPFCVRQDFYDEYPKVTHDMMFALIDILEQSADKNTYSEILGSRDLMPATSKQYDPVREMVKALNIELKP encoded by the coding sequence TTGATTTCATTTCGCGCGTTCACTAAAGCCATTTGCGGCGCACTTGCGGCCGTGACGTTGAGCTCATCCTTCGCGATGGGCTCTGATAAAACTCCGGCTCAGTTAACAATTGGGATGATTCCTGGTGGGAATCCCAAGAGGGAAACAGAACAAGGGATGGCTTTAGCTCAAGAACTGCAGGTTCGTTTGCAGATTCCGGTGAACATGTATATTTCAAAAAATTATGCGGGTCTGGTTGATGCGATGAAAAACAAGAAAGTGGATTTTGCTTTCTTTTCGTCTTCCACCTACGTTGTCGCTGAAAAGCAGGCGCAAGCCAAAGTCTTACTGAAAAAGGTTTGGCATGAGCCTTATTATTATTCAGCCATCGTCGTGCCAGCATCGTCGAAAATTAAAAAGTTAGAAGACCTTAAAGGTAAAAAAATTGCCTTCGTCGATGAGCAGTCATCCTCGGGGTATCTGTACCCCAAGGTGGCGTTACGTAATAAAAAAATCGAAGAAAAGGACATCAAGGTCCAGTTCACGGGGAATCACCAAGCATCCATCAAAGCTCTTGAGGCCAAAGACGTCGATGCGGCCGCAGTTTTTAGCGATGACGAAAAGGGGCAACAAGGAGCATGGATTAAGTTCGGTGACCCCAAAAACAAAATGCGAATTGTATGGATGAGTTCACCAATTCCAAACGATCCATTTTGTGTGCGCCAAGATTTCTATGATGAATACCCTAAAGTAACCCACGATATGATGTTTGCTCTGATCGATATCCTCGAACAAAGTGCAGATAAAAACACTTATTCTGAAATTTTAGGATCTCGTGACTTGATGCCAGCTACTTCCAAACAGTATGATCCTGTTAGGGAGATGGTTAAAGCTTTGAATATTGAGCTAAAACCGTAA